From Impatiens glandulifera chromosome 7, dImpGla2.1, whole genome shotgun sequence:
AACCAATTTCGACTATGCTAGTTATTCCATTAATCATAGATAATGTAGATTTCAAATCCTGACTCTCCCCTTTTTTCGGATAATGATAATTTTCATTTAGAAGGTAtcatacatttatttttcaaaaaagaaaacgAATGTATATCATAACAATTACCATATAAGCAATATAAATAGTGAAGGGATATGATCTAATTGGAAAAACAATAATTAGGACATATGTGTGATCATGTGAAGATAGTGTATATATGATTTGTTGACATTAAATCATAGATAAGGAAATTgatgataataattaattaagagtacGTACGTAGTTAGTTCTTAAGAACCTTCTTAGGAGCTAGgaaattaaacataaaagaGATATGATATGGAATGGAGGCTGgctacattaattaattagtaccAAATATGAAATGATATATCATGCTGCTGGGAATTAATcccttcttaattaattaattaacaatttcCTCTTTTAGTTATAAGGAGAAACACCAACGTTGCCCTGAGACATCATGAACGTCGTCGACCCATCTTTCATGAATATTTCATCTCCTTCCTAATTAAAAATCCCAACAACAATATTAAAgaataatctatataaaataataataataaaagaaaactttCTTATTTCATccttgtttttgtttttctaataaaaaaaataatttatttgagtttttttttaattaatttagttaataaaatgagtaatttaattgttacaaaaataatgatgtaatagatagaaaaattataataactaaaacaaaaatccaaaatgaAATGAGATTTGTTTtagcttatttttaaaattatgtttagatgaaaaatgtgttgaattataattttaacgcAATTCAAAACCATTACTATTCAATAAACAAAtgatgaataattaaaatatttaataaatatatatatatttaaagaaagaAGCTAAGTATTATATATACCTGTTGGCGCACATTAGCCTTCTTCACGGGTTGATGATCAGGCAAGATTCCAAAATGAATGTGTGGAAAGTGGGCCCACTGTAGTAAAGAGACCATATTATTAGTAACTAATGATCGGATGTTTAACCATAAAATTAAACCTAATTAATTGTTAGggtttgtaataaataaataatatacgtTTTTAGCAGCAGCGCTGAATGCTTCCCTGTGGCTTATTTCAGGGTTTGCAGCTTTAATACGTTGGATTTCATCCCTACAAGAAATTAAGAGGATGAATGGAATTAGCTAGGGAGGGTTAATGGTTgtagattaattaataagtaagtACACAACTTACTTTATGAACCGGTTGTAAGCAGACGGGACTCTCTGTCTCTTCTCCGGAGCTAGAAATGGACAGACACACATAGACAAATCAATGACCAGACATTAAaatcactttctctctcttcctccaCAAAcccttttctctctctatctctatctctatctctctctcatCATGACCTGATCATTATCTCTATCACCATCCATTCCACCCATCCAAGaaaattctcttcttttccGGGCAACAACACAAAATactctttttttctttaatataattaaaattcattcatatggttcatttcttcttctcctttctcTCCTTTTGGCACTAAAAGCAAGTAAAAcagtatattatttaattaagccTTCTTTGATTTTGGAGGTGAGAAGCTTTTTTAGGGTTAGAGAAGTAACCCATCTCCCATTACAAATTGCttggaaagaagaaagaaagagagagagggagTAAATATTCCAATTAAGAATGAAAAGATACAGCAAAAACAGTAATATACAAGGTATGacctaagttttttttaattaaaattcaaaatcttcAATCAAGAAATGAAGAAGGGACGATTCTGGTTCTGATCTAATTCATCAAACCCTAaaactagagagagaaataaagagATAGAGAAAGAGATGGAGATCTCACGTCGATTAGCAGTAGGCGGTTTAGGAATGAGTTCATCAAGTCCTCCAACCCTAACAGGCATGGGAGAGTCATTATCAACATTACGCGTCTGCTGATTCACCATCATGTTAGGCGTCGAGCTTCTGATCTCCTCCTAaacaatacaataattaatcagataaaaatataaacaaacccTAGTTTGAACTAAATTATAAATCGGTTACCAAAAGTGTTTGAGGAGTGAAGAAGGAATGAAGTTGATTAGCAGGAgctggaagaagaagagcacGCATGTTAACAGAAAGAAGATTGGAACAATGCCCACATCTGACCGTCACCGTCTTGAACAAGCTCGAACATGGAACACTAACCTGTGCCGGCCAATGATTCAGTAtgttataaacataaatatgcATGATTGAAGAGAGATTTTAGTACGTACCGCAAGAACAGTGTCACAGTAGTTGCAATGAACATAGCAAAGCTGGTCGGAGGAAGCTGGAGAGAGGTGTTGGAAATGGTCCGGTGAAAATGCGGCGGCGGTAGCAGAAGCAGCGGATGAAGAAGACATGATAAATGTTGttgtttctttaaataatattgtttgttgTTTGATTACTCCTATGATTAATGTCCActcttttgatttgatttgactTGATTGATGGATGGATTGATAAGAAAGATGGGATCGACTGGTTAATCAACTAGCTAGCTTCTTGTTGGATCGATCTCTCTGCCTTTTTAATTCCTCATATCttttatagagagagaagataagagatgtatatatatatatatatattgttgactTTTTATATAATGAGAAAATACTTGTGAAAAGGAAGGGTGTGGGGAAGAAAAGACATAATGTGGATAAATGATTTCATTTTTGTTAGTTGGGTGTACTATAacattatttcttatttatacttttttatattaaggtTGTAGTATATATGCCAATGAATTAATAATTGAGCTCTAAATTCACTTTACCATTTTTTAG
This genomic window contains:
- the LOC124944569 gene encoding axial regulator YABBY 3-like, whose product is MSSSSAASATAAAFSPDHFQHLSPASSDQLCYVHCNYCDTVLAVSVPCSSLFKTVTVRCGHCSNLLSVNMRALLLPAPANQLHSFFTPQTLLEEIRSSTPNMMVNQQTRNVDNDSPMPVRVGGLDELIPKPPTANRPPEKRQRVPSAYNRFIKDEIQRIKAANPEISHREAFSAAAKNWAHFPHIHFGILPDHQPVKKANVRQQEGDEIFMKDGSTTFMMSQGNVGVSPYN